A single genomic interval of Helicoverpa zea isolate HzStark_Cry1AcR chromosome 19, ilHelZeax1.1, whole genome shotgun sequence harbors:
- the LOC124639611 gene encoding trypsin, alkaline C-like: MNRNILIILYLSWCCVGANTESPITLKEYLRKVALVIVEVVEGMIRNMHTEIDPFPILAQVFKYDVENKQFQQECAGVIVTNYHALSAAHCFPMGMDVNYWKVRVGSSYRSSGGVIHNVRAIRVHENYEELENTNDIAIMAMVEPFIFNSNVRKASIPIHGLEFDYNFECTLVGWGELQLGGLRSDKLELTKLVTVGQHDCTRKYETISKVIQNSMICAVRVNNGGSAGCKGDSGGPLIYNGFIVGIVSFGVSCQNPDFPGVYTKVSHYTDWMKRTVLAI; encoded by the exons ATGAATCGGAATATTCTCATCATATTATATTTGAGCTGGTGTTGTGTGGGGG CAAACACCGAAAGCCCAATAACTCTCAAGGAATACCTCCGCAAAGTCGCATTAGTGATAGTCGAAGTCGTTGAAGGCATGATCAGGAATATGCATACCGAGATAGACCCGTTCCCCATCCTGGCCCAGGTGTTCAAGTACGACGTTGAAAATAAGCAGTTCCAACAAGAATGTGCAGGAGTCATTGTGACGAATTATCACGCTCTGTCAGCTGCACACTGCTTTCCTATGGGCATGGA tgTTAATTACTGGAAGGTTCGCGTTGGCTCCAGTTACCGTTCTTCTGGTGGGGTGATACACAATGTGAGAGCTATCAGAGTGCATGAAAACTACGAAGAATTAGAAAACACAAACGATATAGCTATCATGGCGATGGTTGAACCGTTCATCTTTAACAGTAATGTTAGAAAGGCTTCAATTCCAATCCATGGATTAGAATTTGACTACAATTTTGAATGTACTCTCGTAGGATGGGGTGAATTACAG CTTGGCGGTCTACGGAGTGATAAACTGGAACTCACAAAACTCGTCACTGTAGGCCAGCACGATTGCACGCGGAAATACGAGACTATTTCGAAAGTCATTCAAAATTCCATGATTTGCGCCGTGCGTGTCAACAATGGAGGATCTGCCGGTTGCAAAGGAGATTCAGGGGGCCCTTTAATATACAACGGTTTTATTGTAGGCATCGTGTCATTCGGAGTTTCGTGTCAAAACCCTGACTTCCCAGGAGTATACACGAAGGTTTCACATTACACTGACTGGATGAAAAGGACTGTGCTTGCTATTTGA
- the LOC124639850 gene encoding iron-sulfur cluster co-chaperone protein HscB — MNVRNFIINGVVKQSFLRQIRLSSCWCCGKDAKNVENSLFCGSCNALQQPIKGDNYFKIMGVSETYDLDETELAKKYKELQRYLHPDKFANRQKEEQEISEKYSSLVNEAYKTLLEPLNRGIYMLRLRGKEIPENTEVDQAFLMQIMEKNEEVENAETEEEIMALNMENKKQIKSLQKQVSTAFFDGDMKRVIKLLGVMKYYTSIDNQIQSSIRNKGIIR; from the exons ATGAATGTAagaaatttcataataaatggTGTAGTAAAACAGAGTTTTTTGAGACAAATACGTCTTTCATCATGTTGGTGTTGTGGCAAAGACGCTAAGAATGTGGAGAACAGTTTATTCTGCGGAAGTTGCAATGCATTACAGCAACCGATCAAAGgtgacaattattttaaaatcatggGAGTGAGTGAAACTTACGACTTAGATGAGACGGAGCTGGCCAAGAAATATAAAGAACTACAGAGGTATTTGCACCCAGATAAATTTGCAAACAG GCAAAAGGAAGAGCAAGAAATCTCTGAAAAATATTCATCTTTGGTAAATGAGGCATACAAAACATTATTGGAACCCTTAAATAGAG GCATATACATGCTGCGTCTAAGAGGCAAAGAGATCCCTGAAAACACAGAAGTAGACCAAGCATTCTTAATGCAAATAATGGAGAAGAATGAAGAAGTGGAGAATGCGGAAACAGAAGAAGAAATAATGGCATTAAATATGgagaataaaaaacaaataaagagtTTGCAGAAACAAGTCTCCACAGCGTTTTTCGATGGAGATATGAaaagagttataaaattattaggtgttatgaaatattatacaaGTATAGACAACCAAATACAATCTTCTATTCGTAATAAAGGGATCATACGGTAA
- the LOC124639776 gene encoding transcription initiation protein SPT3 homolog, translating to MANYFTMDGTETTNFQKEISGMMHGFGDNPNPNAATVVLVESIVQQQLKFMIQEAHMNCNLRCGKAISNYDIIYLMRKNTKKLKRLHDYQLKLDQIDKKCVLNIGTASEAMITGMIIEEEKDLAVKKRRTHIDYIREFDEADEVSQIKFDSIDYIRKVRAAKITESMTFEKYEAYHKARCMSFRSGYGIGKGFVKLERWLNPMKEFKLTQSALEVLCFIAYETVAEIVDGVFLVRQDGKKKSGDPFSKFEGGYFCNPVSLSNAVYIKSGYEGVPAITVAEVREVLRRYYSPRTGMNGLFYRNMSLDLPIRYIAL from the coding sequence ATGGCTAATTACTTCACAATGGACGGCACTGAAACTACAAACTTCCAAAAAGAAATATCTGGCATGATGCACGGTTTCGGCGACAATCCGAACCCAAACGCAGCAACCGTTGTTTTGGTTGAAAGTATTGTTCAACAACAACTGAAGTTTATGATCCAAGAAGCACACATGAACTGCAATTTGAGGTGCGGTAAGGCTATTTCCAATtacgacattatttacttaatgagaaaaaatacaaagaagTTAAAACGCTTGCATGACTACCAGTTAAAGTTGGATCAAATTGACAAGAAATGCGTCCTGAATATTGGTACGGCTAGCGAGGCAATGATAACTGGGATGATAATAGAGGAAGAGAAAGACCTAGCTGTCAAGAAGCGTAGGACACACATTGACTACATTCGGGAATTTGATGAGGCTGATGAAGTCAGTCAGATAAAGTTTGACTCCATAGACTACATAAGAAAAGTTAGAGCAGCTAAAATTACTGAGTCTATGACTTTCGAGAAGTATGAGGCATACCATAAAGCTAGATGCATGTCTTTCCGTTCTGGGTACGGCATAGGCAAAGGCTTTGTTAAGCTCGAACGCTGGCTGAATCCAATGAAAGAGTTTAAGTTAACACAGTCCGCATTAGAAGTCCTATGCTTTATTGCTTATGAAACTGTTGCGGAGATTGTGGACGGAGTGTTCTTGGTTCGTCAAGATGGTAAGAAGAAGAGCGGAGATCCATTCAGCAAGTTTGAAGGTGGTTACTTCTGTAACCCTGTCAGTTTGAGTAATGCGGTATACATTAAGTCTGGGTACGAAGGAGTACCAGCTATAACGGTTGCAGAAGTCAGAGAAGTACTCAGAAGATATTACTCCCCAAGAACAGGAATGAATGGCTTATTCTATAGAAATATGAGTTTAGACTTGCCCATCAGATATATAGCTTTGTAA